One segment of Stenotrophomonas sp. SAU14A_NAIMI4_8 DNA contains the following:
- a CDS encoding GntR family transcriptional regulator has translation MSDIQWSDGAPIYRQLKERVIAMMLDGILKPGDALPSVRQVAADYQLNPITVSRAYQELADEGLVEKRRGLGMFMTEQAATQLRSSERDRFLNEEWPAVLERIQRLGLSLNELLPQGKSS, from the coding sequence ATGAGCGACATCCAGTGGAGCGACGGCGCTCCCATCTACCGCCAGCTGAAGGAGCGCGTGATTGCCATGATGCTCGACGGCATCCTGAAGCCGGGCGATGCCCTGCCCTCGGTCCGCCAGGTGGCGGCCGACTATCAACTGAACCCCATCACCGTTTCGCGCGCTTACCAGGAACTGGCCGATGAAGGCCTGGTGGAAAAGCGCCGCGGCTTGGGCATGTTCATGACCGAGCAGGCGGCCACGCAGCTGCGCAGCAGCGAGCGCGACCGCTTCCTCAACGAAGAATGGCCGGCGGTCCTGGAGCGCATCCAGCGCCTGGGCCTGAGCCTGAACGAATTGCTGCCCCAGGGGAAATCCTCATGA
- a CDS encoding ABC transporter ATP-binding protein translates to MNASVVNVESSPAVITAKGLRKAYKNTLALDNTTFDIPAGRIVGLIGPNGAGKTTALKAILGLTSVEGELSVLGRDPRLHRDELMKEICFIADVAVLPRWLRVREAIDFVAGVHPRFDRARCERFLANTKLQPKQRVRELSKGMIVQLHLALVMAIDARILVLDEPTLGLDILYRKEFYQRLLEDYFDEQKTIIVTTHQVEEIEHILSDVMFIRDGRIVLSAEMDEVGERYTELLVGAEQLETARALKPIDERSQAFGKTVLLYDGVPRSQLSTLGETRTAGLADLFVAVMKGTYA, encoded by the coding sequence ATGAATGCCAGTGTCGTGAACGTTGAATCCAGCCCAGCGGTGATTACCGCCAAGGGTCTGCGCAAGGCTTACAAGAACACCCTCGCCCTCGACAACACCACCTTCGACATCCCCGCCGGGCGCATCGTCGGCCTGATCGGCCCCAATGGCGCCGGCAAGACCACCGCGCTGAAGGCCATCCTGGGCCTGACCTCGGTGGAGGGCGAGCTGAGCGTGCTCGGCCGTGACCCGCGCCTGCACCGCGACGAGCTGATGAAGGAGATCTGCTTCATCGCCGACGTGGCGGTGCTGCCGCGCTGGCTGCGCGTGCGCGAGGCCATCGACTTCGTCGCCGGCGTGCATCCGCGCTTCGACCGCGCCCGCTGCGAACGCTTCCTGGCCAACACCAAACTGCAGCCCAAGCAGCGCGTGCGCGAGCTGTCCAAGGGCATGATCGTGCAGCTGCACCTGGCCCTGGTGATGGCCATCGACGCCCGCATCCTGGTGCTGGACGAGCCGACCCTGGGCCTGGACATCCTGTACCGCAAGGAGTTCTACCAGCGCCTGCTGGAAGACTACTTCGACGAGCAGAAGACCATCATCGTCACCACCCACCAGGTGGAAGAGATCGAGCACATCCTCAGCGATGTGATGTTCATCCGTGACGGCCGCATCGTGCTCAGCGCCGAAATGGACGAAGTGGGCGAGCGTTATACCGAACTGCTGGTCGGCGCCGAACAGCTGGAAACCGCGCGCGCCCTCAAGCCGATCGACGAGCGCAGCCAGGCCTTCGGCAAGACCGTGCTGCTGTATGACGGCGTGCCGCGCAGCCAGCTTTCCACCCTGGGCGAAACCCGCACTGCGGGCCTGGCCGATCTGTTCGTTGCTGTCATGAAGGGGACCTACGCATGA